The Mus musculus strain C57BL/6J chromosome 2, GRCm38.p6 C57BL/6J genome has a window encoding:
- the Slc12a6 gene encoding solute carrier family 12 member 6 isoform 1 (isoform 1 is encoded by transcript variant 1), producing the protein MPHFTVTKVEDPEEGAAGPLSPEPSSAEVKARIQDPQEPDPSQNSITGEHSQLLDDGHKKARNAYLNNSNYEEGDEYFDKNLALFEEEMDTRPKVSSLLNRMANYTNLTQGAKEHEEAENITEGKKKPTKSPQMGTFMGVYLPCLQNIFGVILFLRLTWVVGTAGILQAFAIVLICCCCTMLTAISMSAIATNGVVPAGGSYFMISRALGPEFGGAVGLCFYLGTTFAAAMYILGAIEIFLVYIVPRAAIFRSDDALKESAAMLNNMRVYGTAFLVLMVLVVFIGVRYVNKFASLFLACVIVSILAIYAGAIKSSFAPPHFPVCMLGNRTLSSRHLDICSKTKEVDNMTVPSKLWGFFCNSSQFFNATCDEYFVHNNVISIQGIPGLASGIITENLWSNYLPKGEIIEKPSAKSSDVLGNLNHEYVLADITTSFTLLVGIFFPSVTGIMAGSNRSGDLKDAQKSIPIGTILAILTTSFVYLSNVVLFGACIEGVVLRDKFGDAVKGNLVVGTLSWPSPWVIVIGSFFSTCGAGLQSLTGAPRLLQAIAKDNIIPFLRVFGHSKANGEPTWALLLTAAIAELGILIASLDLVAPILSMFFLMCYLFVNLACALQTLLRTPNWRPRFRYYHWALSFMGMSICLALMFISSWYYAIVAMVIAGMIYKYIEYQGAEKEWGDGIRGLSLSAARFALLRLEEGPPHTKNWRPQLLVLLKLDEDLHVKHPRLLTFASQLKAGKGLTIVGSVIVGNFLENYGDALAAEQTIKHLMEAEKVKGFCQLVVAAKLKEGISHLIQSCGLGGMKHNTVVMGWPNGWRQSEDARAWKTFIGTVRVTTAAHLALLVAKNVSFFPSNVEQFSEGNIDVWWIVHDGGMLMLLPFLLKQHKVWRKCSIRIFTVAQLEDNSIQMKKDLATFLYHLRIEAEVEVVEMHDSDISAYTYERTLMMEQRSQMLRHMRLSKTERDREAQLVKDRNSMLRLTSIGSDEDEETETYQEKVHMTWTKDKYMASRGQKVKSMEGFQDLLNMRPDQSNVRRMHTAVKLNEVIVNKSHEAKLVLLNMPGPPRNPEGDENYMEFLEVLTEGLERVLLVRGGGSEVITIYS; encoded by the exons GCCCGAAATGCTTATCTCAATAATTCCAACTATGAAGAAGGAGACGaatattttgataaaaatttggcaCTCTTTGag GAAGAAATGGACACCAGACCAAAGGTGTCTTCTCTCCTCAACCGCATGGCCAACTATACAAATCTGACACAAGGAGCAAAGGAACATGAAGAGGCAGAGAACATCACTGAAGGGAAAAAGAAGCCTACCAAG agCCCCCAAATGGGTACTTTCATGGGTGTCTACCTCCCATGTCTACAGAACATCTTTGGAGTGATCCTCTTCCTGCGTCTTACCTGGGTAGTGGGAACAGCTGGAATCCTTCAGGCCTTTGCAATTGTCCtcatctgctgctgctgt ACAATGTTAACTGCCATCTCCATGAGCGCCATCGCCACTAACGGAGTGGTGCCAG CTGGGGGCTCATACTTCATGATTTCCAGAGCCCTGGGCCCAGAGTTTGGCGGGGCTGTAGGCCTCTGCTTTTATCTTGGCACCACATTTGCAGCAGCCATGTATATTCTTGGTGCCATTGAAATCTTTCTG GTATACATTGTCCCCCGAGCTGCCATCTTTCGGAGTGACGATGCACTCAAGGAGTCAGCAGCTATGCTGAACAACATGCGCGTCTATGGTACAGCCTTCTTGGTCCTCATGGTCTTGGTGGTATTCATCGGCGTACGCTATGTGAATAAGTTTGCCTCACTCTTCCTGGCCTGTGTAATTGTGTCGATCTTGGCTATCTATGCTGGTGCCATCAAGTCTTCCTTTGCTCCACCACACTTCCC GGTCTGTATGCTGGGCAACCGTACCCTGTCATCAAGACACCTTGACATTTGCTCTAAGACCAAGGAGGTTGACAACATGACAGTACCATCAAAGTTATGGGGATTCTTCTGCAACTCGAGTCAGTTCTTTAATGCCACCTGTGATGAGTACTTTGTTCACAATAACGTCATCTCAATCCAAGGCATTCCAGGGTTGGCTAGTGGTATCATTACTG AAAATCTTTGGAGTAATTATTTACCAAAGGGTGAGATAATTGAAAAGCCATCAGCCAAGTCATCTGATGTCTTAGGCAACTTAAACCATGAATATGTTCTTGCTGATATCACCACCTCCTTCACTCTGCTGGTGGGGATCTTCTTTCCCTCGGTCACAG GTATCATGGCTGGGTCAAACAGATCTGGAGATCTGAAAGATGCCCAGAAGTCTATTCCCATTGGGACCATCCTTGCCATCCTGACCACATCCTTTGTGT ATTTAAGCAATGTTGTCCTTTTTGGTGCATGTATTGAAGGAGTCGTTCTCAGAGACAA attTGGGGATGCTGTAAAAGGGAATTTGGTTGTAGGCACCTTATCCTGGCCATCCCCGTGGGTGATCGTTATTGGCTCCTTCTTTTCAACATGTGGGGCTGGGCTGCAGAGCCTCACAGGTGCGCCTCGGCTGCTGCAGGCTATCGCCAAGGATAACATCATACCTTTCCTTAGG GTTTTTGGTCACAGCAAAGCTAATGGGGAACCTACCTGGGCTTTACTTCTAACTGCTGCCATAGCAGAGCTGGGAATTCTCATCGCCTCCCTGGATCTCGTGGCCCCAATTCTTTCCAT GTTTTTTCTCATGTGTTACCTCTTTGTGAACTTGGCTTGTGCCTTGCAAACATTGCTGCGAACCCCCAACTGGAGGCCTCGATTCCGCTATTATCACTG GGCCCTCTCTTTCATGGGAATGAGTATCTGTCTAGCTCTGATGTTCATTTCTTCTTGGTATTATGCCATTGTAGCTATGGTAATAGCTGGCATGATCTACAAGTACATTGAATATCAAGG GGCTGAGAAAGAATGGGGGGATGGTATCCGTGGGCTGTCGCTCAGTGCAGCCCGCTTCGCTTTGCTCCGTCTAGAGGAAGGACCTCCTCACACTAAAAACTGGAG GCCTCAGCTGCTCGTCCTACTGAAGCTGGATGAAGATTTACACGTCAAGCACCCTCGCCTCCTCACCTTTGCCTCCCAGCTCAAGGCAGGAAAGGGACTCACGATTGTGGGCTCTGTCATCGTGGGGAACTTCTTGGAGAACTATGGTGACGCGCTCGCGGCAGAGCAG aCCATTAAGCACCTAATGGAGGCAGAAAAGGTAAAAGGATTCTGCCAATTGGTGGTGGCTGCCAAGCTGAAAGAGGGCATTTcacacctcatccagtcctgtgGCCTCGGAGGCATGAAACACAACACAGTGGTGATGGGCTGGCCCAATGGCTGGCGTCAGAGTGAAGATGCTCGCGCTTGGAAGACTTTCATTG GCACAGTACGAGTGACAACTGCTGCCCATCTAGCCCTGCTGGTGGCTAAAAATGTCTCCTTCTTTCCCAGCAATGTGGAGCAGTTTTCTGAGGGCAACATTGATGTGTGGTGGATTGTGCATGATGGGGGCATGCTCATGCTATTACCGTTCCTGCTGAAACAGCACAAG GTTTGGCGGAAATGCAGCATACGGATCTTCACAGTAGCCCAACTAGAAGACAACAGTATCCAGATGAAGAAGGATCTGGCCACCTTTCTGTACCACCTGCGCATTGAGGCAGAAGTGGAAGTGGTGGAGATG CACGACAGTGACATATCTGCCTATACATATGAGCGCACCCTGATGATGGAGCAGAGGTCCCAGATGCTTCGGCATATGCGGCTGTCCAAAACAGAGCGAGACAGGGAG GCACAGCTGGTGAAAGATCGAAACTCAATGCTACGCTTGACCAGCATTGGCTCTGATGAGGACGAAGAGACAGAAACGTACCAGGAGAAGGTGCACATGACTTGGACCAAGGATAAATACATGGCATCCCGGGGGCAAAAGGTCAAGTCAATGGAAGGATTCCAGGACCTACTTAATATGCGTCC GGACCAGTCCAACGTGAGACGGATGCATACAGCAGTGAAGCTCAATGAAGTTATAGTCAACAAGTCTCATGAAGCAAAGCTGGTTTTGTTGAATATGCCAGGACCACCCCGGAACCCTGAAGGTGATGAAAACT ACATGGAATTTCTAGAAGTGCTCACTGAGGGATTAGAACGAGTCCTTCTTGTCCGGGGTGGTGGCAGTGAGGTCATCACCATTTACTCATAA